A stretch of DNA from Hydra vulgaris chromosome 03, alternate assembly HydraT2T_AEP:
aaaacattttttttatccttaAAACAAATAGtagttttgatgaaaaaaataagtacCTAAATCTAAAAGTCTTTAACTAATTATACAACGAAATCATGAATCTAGTGCATCGATGGATAATTTGTggagaaaatttttatttgtatgtgcCTCATAAAATAGTGCAAGGTCGCTACGTGGGGAGACAGAcgttagtaaatattttttcaaattttcgtGTTTCggtttaacaattaaaaaacatctcttaataatctataaattttagagtaattatataataataaattttgataatctaTAAGTTTTAACTCAAATTTCAGTTTTGttgatatatgtttattatatatttatgtatagaCTCGCAACTATTGTTACatgttatataaagtttttataaagtttttaattttttctactcTCAAACCTAAAAACAAGGTTTTTGCTCATCAAACGTTATGTTCCTCTAAGTGACAAATCTGCGGTACGTACAGAGGGAGCGTGGCTAGCTcaagttttaaactatttacatatttgagttaaaactttttctacataaatataatcttttcaaattacttattacgtaattcaataaaaaaaagagtacatatttaaaagttttttatattttcatataaaaattgtttattgcacaaataataaaagttttttatattatctggagattatttatttaaaaaaagtttatgtattGATGggtaagattttatttgaacaaataaactttatttgtttattgttttttttatgctttatttttattttctaatttttagatgcttgtgatattttttaattaacatttttttaattgatatagctttaaaattatatttgtttgattatctttttttgacatatattgacttgatttttttaaaacagatttaaataataatcgtgttttttataaatatcgaGTTGAAAATTACTCGATGTTTcgtttttgttttgcttatttatttgcTAAATCTCTTGACTTGTCGTCTTCCGTTTTGTTGTATTGAAATGACGTTGCTATTATTAAACGAAGATTAAATATTTGACTATAGCTTAGCTTTGTGTAAGCATGCGAGGTATTTTTTGTGGCTTTAGTCGAGCtgttgattttatttgtaaagtctGCAAGATGCGTTAAATAGTATTTActgtgatttaattttttaaacttcttagcgatttaatttttgtgtaaaagttttagtttttattgtcgatgaatctttatatttaatgtagaaggtgttttgttaataaatgaatttatttaataaagactTAAAACACAAGatcaattgaattttttttttttttttgcatagaaATTTTCTATTGGAGCAGTAGTAATATTTGTTTCGAGTATTTATCACGggtttatttttagcttttgaaaagtttatttttttcactttcgtcattttatttttttgcgaaaaaatgcttttcaagattaaattataaagtcattaaatctcgatctatttaaaattatttttattcgttatttttataatgaaaaagaaacctaatgttttttttgtttttgttttttttacaagagaCTGGAAAAGTCTTTATAACGCATCATAATTTGAAGTGGCAGAAACTTGCGCCAGAAATGAGTAGAGTAAATGTTCAAACGATCGAAGAGAAGTTTATGTTTGGATCGCCGCCGCTGCTCAATGGGTTTTCGTCGTATTGCTCCTGTCGCTTTGAAGATAATTACTCAACCTACTATGGCGGTTCCAATGATTCTGCGTCTGATAAAAAACCCCTAGCAAACATCAAACCAGATTATGATTTTTGTTCTAACATAAACGATACGATGAGTTCCTTCAACCAACTATCCGTTAATGATCGATTCGTAAATggttctaaagtttttgaaaacGCTGGAAAAAATTTCTCAATGCGTTCCTCGGTACCTTTGTTTCCTAAACGAAAGGATTTAAATGTGCTACAAAGAAATCTTTCAAAAGAACGTTTTCGACAAGTACAATTGAGACTTGAAGATTGGAGTGATGAAGACGCTAAAGAAATTATAACATCAGTTCATAAAACAATGGACCAATGGAATTTATCACACGTGATGTGCATGTTTTGCGATACTCAGTCTCAAGTCTACGAAAGCTTTCCTGTTGTAGATGGGACATTGTTTTTGACACCCATAAAACTATCACAcgttaaatgtataaaatttgttaaaaaaaagctatcagATTACTTGAATTATATGTGCTATATATGCATAGATTGCCTGGAAGGTTACTCTAAAGTAATCAAATGTGTTCATTGTGCGATACCTTGGAATGGTTCATTCTTTCAAATTGGAACGTTATATAATTATGACATACTTTCTGCAATTCCGTGTTGCAATTGGCAGTTGTCGTgcaaaaattgcaacaaaatgATAATTGACAATGCTGGTTCAAAATCGTTATTTTTCTCGCAATTTTCTAAACAGATGAAATGCCCTCATTGCAATGTTGAGGATTTCCATTTTATAAAACCGCTTTCTAtgtttaaagcttttaaagaaaaagactaaatttttaattaaacggAGTCAGAGTCGcctatatataatttttgttttcaatttttttcatttaaagtttcGAAACTGCTATTAGAAAAGTAATTAGAGTGTCGCTTAAAGTGTCGGAAAAGTACCGCATAAAGTGTcgggaaaaaaaagttaaaatcggttaaatatataaaaccaaaaatggttttaaattgtataattgTATTAGACAACTTGAAGAAAATGTTAGGTCTATTAAGTTGTATTAGTCAACTCGGATAAAATATTAAGTCTATTAAGTTTGAAGTCAGTCAGTTTGAAGAAaacaacaagttaataaaattaagttcatCAAGTTTTAACTCAAAGCGTTCCTCATTAGATTAGTTTTatgtataagtttttttcttatggACTAGTGTGAGATTGCTCAAGGACCGTTTTGAAAGAGATTGTtcgcaaaaatatttgtaaactaaagacaaaaatatttttatttgcaccGGTAATTTATTTACGACAGTAATTGTAGCAACGTGACAGTGATTTTGTCATTGTTACTTTAATATGTTAGAAAATAGTCCTAAGTGTTTCTAAAACCAATTTattgtacttttaaattattttgtgtcagCTTAGAGGAACTCTAGCCCAACAAAATGTAAATAACAACAGCAAAGGTTTATTGTTAGAAAACAAGACTGTGTGTAGATTTAAtcttgttaacttttttatt
This window harbors:
- the LOC136071705 gene encoding headcase protein homolog isoform X2 yields the protein MFFLFLFFLQETGKVFITHHNLKWQKLAPEMSRVNVQTIEEKFMFGSPPLLNGFSSYCSCRFEDNYSTYYGGSNDSASDKKPLANIKPDYDFCSNINDTMSSFNQLSVNDRFVNGSKVFENAGKNFSMRSSVPLFPKRKDLNVLQRNLSKERFRQVQLRLEDWSDEDAKEIITSVHKTMDQWNLSHVMCMFCDTQSQVYESFPVVDGTLFLTPIKLSHVKCIKFVKKKLSDYLNYMCYICIDCLEGYSKVIKCVHCAIPWNGSFFQIGTLYNYDILSAIPCCNWQLSCKNCNKMIIDNAGSKSLFFSQFSKQMKCPHCNVEDFHFIKPLSMFKAFKEKD